The genomic window GAATGCCATTTTGCAAGAAGAAAACTACAAAATTTACCGTATGTCAGGAGTTTTCTAGTTACAGAGTTTCCCATTCAGTGTGACCAGATACTTCACCCCATttttcagctcctgtctgaacttCCTCTGCGTCAGTCCATAGATGcaagtgttggtgcaggaactgagtagTTGCAACATGAATCCCGTTTGCTGGTTGATGTATATGGGGTTGCTGTAATACTTGTCCTGGTAATTGTAGTtgttcatttgccattttaaGGAATGAACAAAATATGGCAGCCAGAGCAGGATGAAGTTGCCAGATAGAGTGAAGAGTAAAATCATAGACTTCTTACGGTTGTCAGTCTCAGAATCATGATTGTCCACATTATTCATGAGTGCTTTACGGATTTTATTGGACCTTATGATATGTTTGACTGTAAAGGCATTGAACAAAAGGATGAAAATGATTGGTACGAAAGGGTTTAAAATACTGTCAAACCACTCAATCGCAACCCACAGTGGCGAGGTATGATAGGCAAGAGTTTCAATGCAAAAATAAGGGATGTTGTTAATATAATATTTGGGTTCATACATAAAGTAGTAAGGGATGCTCCTTAAACAAGCCAGTGTACATGCAGATATTATAACCACTCTTGCTGTCCTCGGGGTACAGTACCTTGGTCTGAGATTTTGACAAGAAATGGCTACGTAACGATCAAAAGTAAAagcgaccgtgaaccaaacagagcaatcgaGGGCTGCATGTTTAACGACAAGTTTCATGGCGCAGACTGGAGTGATGAACAAAATGTTTATCGGCAAATAAATGTTGTTAATTCGCTTCAGTATGACTTCGGAGATCACTACCATTAGATCCgccactgccatggcaaccaaATAGCGAGTAacacatttggagagtccgcattttccccggcaCAGGATTATGAttgccaccaggttaactgcaacaGAAAGGAAAGGAAATAATCACCAGACTTTGCAAATAAGACAATGCAAGGATATATACAGATAGGAATTAAAAACTAAGTCACCAGTAAGTGTGTTTTAAAGTCTATGAAGGAGAGTGGTTGGTGTAGAAACAAGAATGGTTCAGAGAAATTGAAATAAAACAATTAATTCAACATGCTGAAGTGTATATGCTCTTTTTCTCTAACTGTAGATTTAAATTTTTTTGTTCAATTGTTTTTTCATTTTTCTGACTGCCTGATTATTGCATTGACGAGATACACCATTCTGTCTTTTTTTACAGCTGTGTGGagcaaccattgctctgagctggaAATTTTTACATGGTCTGAAAACCCCACTGCAgtttagattctttttttttgtaagatGCTCGTAAAACTAACGCAAACCacaactcacaacacaagtaaatGATGACAGGCACAacgtttgtaaaatgttttgactggAAGGTGTCAGTGTTTAGCGGGCAGctggtttattaacaatgaggtACTgagttccattctgtgtttgatgttacaatttgtaacagtgctGCAACtggaaacactgacaatgtaaatattaAAATGTTTAACCAAATAACCATGTTTCAAAGTAACAGTTGTGGTTTATCTTTTTTAGAAAATCTATAGCTTACATTCATTAACACAATTAAATACAGGGTGTtgcacaattatattaacatagatttcaaaattatgttAATGACATACAAAAGAAAATTTCAGCTGTATGGCAATGAAAGTGATGTGTGTGGGaccatttcagttactgtgaggCTGTGAAACAGTGATAAGATGATCTCATTTATATTTATCTATCCATGAGCCCTGATCTCACAAGATCTATTCCTTAGTTTAcggtttaaaaaaataatttcagtCATCTTGTTTTTTGCAGTGTCCCATGACTAAGAAATGTTAACACTGTTTCTGTTTCTACTGGTGGTGCCTAACCTTCTGAGTGGTTCTGATGTATTGTTTTTACTTCTTTCTGCCTGTGCTAATTCACTTATATCCTTGGTATTGCAGTCAAGtaatcaaaaataaataaacatagcATGAGAAGGAAGAGAAACATTTCCAGGACATTCACAAAAATGTTCACTTTGACTGTTTCCTTTCCCTTACCTGTAATGCCAACTGCTGCAAGAATGGGGTAGTAGATGCTTTCAAAC from Hypanus sabinus isolate sHypSab1 chromosome 1, sHypSab1.hap1, whole genome shotgun sequence includes these protein-coding regions:
- the LOC132403455 gene encoding probable G-protein coupled receptor 139; the encoded protein is MGYPVIFVFESIYYPILAAVGITVNLVAIIILCRGKCGLSKCVTRYLVAMAVADLMVVISEVILKRINNIYLPINILFITPVCAMKLVVKHAALDCSVWFTVAFTFDRYVAISCQNLRPRYCTPRTARVVIISACTLACLRSIPYYFMYEPKYYINNIPYFCIETLAYHTSPLWVAIEWFDSILNPFVPIIFILLFNAFTVKHIIRSNKIRKALMNNVDNHDSETDNRKKSMILLFTLSGNFILLWLPYFVHSLKWQMNNYNYQDKYYSNPIYINQQTGFMLQLLSSCTNTCIYGLTQRKFRQELKNGVKYLVTLNGKLCN